A DNA window from Sphaeramia orbicularis chromosome 22, fSphaOr1.1, whole genome shotgun sequence contains the following coding sequences:
- the LOC115414257 gene encoding B2 bradykinin receptor-like: MALPTSFPADITNTTINEDLVNTSNKCPETETDQMIYTVVPVYVLIISVLGIVLNILVLLVFWLHKKACTVPEIYLSNMAAADLLLMCFMPFWAVTIANKYSWFFGLHMCRLVNLCIVMNANCSIYFLVLVSIDRFLALVHPLSHDRIRSRKCAQLGCVLVWCFGLILGIPTLICRKVKDYPETNSSECSFGCSPNVFYTNEGLQTVFGFIIPVAIISCCTVKIIQALKNRPVEGARIQKVEHKATFLVLVVLVAFLICWVPFHIMRMIEIFLRTGIIPGNSSCEVVRVFDICMHTFNYFAFFNSVLNPILYVIVGKNFRTKMREVSKRYTETKSSSTRLTTSSASTKTSI, from the coding sequence TTTCCCAGCTGACATCACCAACACTACCATAAATGAAGATCTGGTAAATACCAGCAACAAATGTCCTGAAACAGAGACTGACCAGATGATCTACACTGTGGTGCCTGTGTATGTTCTCATCATCTCTGTGCTGGGAATTGTACTTAATATTCTGGTCCTGTTGGTGTTCTGGCTCCACAAGAAGGCCTGCACCGTACCAGAGATCTACCTGAGCAACATGGCGGCTGCTGACCTCCTCCTGATGTGCTTTATGCCCTTCTGGGCTGTCACCATAGCCAACAAATACAGCTGGTTCTTCGGTCTCCACATGTGTCGACTGGTCAACCTTTGCATTGTCATGAACGCCAACTGCAGCATCTACTTCCTTGTTCTGGTTAGCATAGACCGTTTTTTGGCCCTGGTGCATCCACTGTCTCATGATAGAATACGCAGCCGAAAATGTGCTCAACTTGGTTGTGTGCTGGTCTGGTGTTTTGGTTTGATCCTCGGTATCCCCACGCTCATATGCAGAAAAGTCAAAGATTACCCTGAAACTAATTCTTCTGAATGCTCTTTTGGTTGCAGTCCAAATGTATTTTATACAAATGAGGGGCTTCAGACCGTGTTCGGCTTCATCATCCCAGTTGCCATCATTTCCTGCTGCACCGTCAAGATCATTCAAGCTTTGAAAAATCGACCAGTGGAGGGTGCCAGGATTCAGAAAGTAGAGCATAAGGCTACTTTTCTGGTGCTGGTAGTGCTGGTGGCATTTCTGATCTGCTGGGTGCCATTTCACATAATGAGGATGATAGAAATCTTCCTAAGGACTGGAATCATCCCTGGAAATAGCAGCTGTGAAGTTGTCCGAGTCTTCGACATCTGCATGCACACCTTTAactattttgccttttttaacagtgttCTGAACCCTATCCTGTATGTGATCGTAGGAAAGAATTTCCGTACAAAAATGCGAGAAGTCTCCAAGAGATACACCGAGACAAAATCATCATCCACACGACTGACCACCAGCTCAGCCTCGACAAAAACAAGCATATGA